One Microbacter margulisiae genomic window carries:
- a CDS encoding IS4 family transposase: protein MHKEKFVFAQLVEFLNADKFRHIVDKHQGNRYIKSFTCWNQLLVLMFGQLCNRRSLRDLAMAIGAHRGKGYHLGFGSDVKLSNLSKANTNRDYRIFEEFAYYMVGKAQSKRMDNIFKLGGKVYAFDSTTIDLCMNIYQWARFRKTKGGVKIHTLFDLETQIPMFFHITPAAVNDVNAMDVIPYEPGSFYVFDRGYNDFKRLFRINEIRSLFVVRAKNNLQCKAVRWKRRMPKNILSDSVVTFTGYMSERHYPKPIRRIVFYDEEQDRVFTFLTNAFSLDALQVVLLYKNRWQIELFFKWMKQHLNIQKFWGVTENAVRIQIYSAITAYCLVAIVHHDLKMECSIYEMLQILSMSLTDKANINDLLNKSNFNNFNERCGSSEPSLFAF, encoded by the coding sequence ATGCATAAAGAGAAGTTCGTTTTCGCCCAATTAGTCGAGTTTCTTAATGCCGATAAATTCAGGCACATTGTAGACAAGCACCAAGGAAACCGCTATATCAAGTCTTTTACCTGTTGGAATCAGCTGCTTGTTCTCATGTTCGGACAACTTTGCAACAGAAGGAGTCTGAGAGATTTGGCGATGGCTATCGGTGCGCATAGGGGTAAAGGATATCATCTGGGTTTTGGCAGTGATGTCAAGCTAAGCAATCTTTCCAAGGCAAATACCAATCGGGACTATCGCATTTTTGAAGAGTTTGCCTATTACATGGTTGGCAAAGCTCAATCAAAACGTATGGACAACATCTTCAAGCTTGGAGGTAAAGTCTATGCCTTTGATTCAACGACCATTGACTTATGTATGAACATTTATCAATGGGCTCGTTTCAGAAAGACAAAAGGTGGAGTTAAAATCCATACCCTGTTTGACCTGGAAACTCAGATCCCAATGTTCTTCCATATCACTCCTGCTGCGGTAAATGACGTAAACGCGATGGATGTGATTCCCTATGAACCAGGATCTTTTTATGTGTTTGACCGCGGGTACAACGATTTCAAACGATTGTTTAGAATCAACGAAATCAGGTCATTATTTGTGGTCAGAGCCAAGAACAATCTACAGTGCAAGGCAGTCAGATGGAAGAGAAGGATGCCGAAAAACATCCTCTCAGATTCCGTGGTGACATTCACTGGTTACATGAGCGAAAGGCATTATCCGAAGCCCATACGAAGAATTGTCTTCTACGACGAAGAGCAAGACCGAGTGTTTACATTCCTAACCAATGCTTTTAGTCTTGATGCTTTGCAAGTCGTGCTGCTTTACAAGAACAGATGGCAGATCGAGCTGTTTTTCAAGTGGATGAAGCAACACCTCAATATCCAAAAGTTTTGGGGCGTAACTGAGAATGCTGTCAGGATCCAGATTTACTCGGCTATTACCGCCTACTGCTTGGTAGCTATTGTGCATCATGACTTGAAGATGGAATGCTCCATCTACGAAATGCTTCAGATTCTCAGCATGTCACTAACGGACAAAGCCAACATAAATGATTTGCTCAACAAATCTAACTTCAACAATTTCAATGAACGATGCGGTTCAAGTGAACCAAGTTTATTTGCTTTTTAA
- a CDS encoding beta-galactosidase, with product MNKKIILLFILVYVGTMTMPEAFAQHYFIDTRNASSPLIKGQLCMGNPGPSGKALLINNQYMTIGGKPVIPVMGEIHFSRYPRNEWEDVLLKMKACGITIISTYVFWIYHEEIEGQYDWHGNKDLRYFLALCKKLHLMAVVRIGPWCHGEVRNGGLPDWILQKRYIHLRSNDPEYQYYVQQWYNQVAAQLKGLLYKDNGPVIGVQLENEYRHGKQGEAHIEWLKQTAIKAGIDVPMYTVTGWGNASVPKNQVIPLFGGYPGAPWNTNLDKIANNTNYIFTTVRNEEGIGNEMKLADTIHYETYHRYPYFTCELGVGNEVTYHRRPVFSDIDGLAIATAKLGSGSNLIGYYMFAGGTNEKGQLTSLEENQDETGYPNRYPKISYDFQAAVKESGELSPAYFQLKKFHYFLNEFGSRLALMTPVIKPSPDVYTKLQYAVRAEKDTGYVFGINYYRGYRKPIQKQVQFTLQLQAKQLTFPHKPVDITDSCIFIWPYNFRMNDVILQYATATPLCVIKQPDATDWFFTQTKNIMPELSFDTTAIQSIESNSGHIEKERDHYLLTGFTPGIAHHITIKDRKNNIKHLFILSYKESLHVWLFHRYHQKIGFLSNANLYLQHNSLHVYSSSPHVRLIALNNPYHLTLPGDLSMQSKKEGFFTTYDLHFKRDTLNYQLVPKTVLLQAQWLSTAIPVINAGNTLYHKFFIKEFSVSHASEIKSATLYLSTGLPCSLAIDHKWLNQPVSAETLNELDLTGYLKNGDNTLMIDFPFVKNDTAFAARIKIDYYNTDQINFYSDTSWLTTVAYVPPAPWESFKNLKPAIVKHANLSSYSQKKIFPIHYWELFVPHHFSNSMDNGYLHLKYTGNRATCRLDDKLIDDSFNNGSYWNLSLKRYGEALKNVPLLFHIYAFKPNDKIYFDSPMQNDNCNQVNMNKIILNPEYYANILVNYK from the coding sequence ATGAATAAAAAAATCATTCTACTGTTCATTTTAGTGTACGTCGGAACCATGACCATGCCGGAGGCCTTTGCACAACACTATTTCATTGATACCCGCAATGCGTCAAGCCCATTGATAAAAGGACAATTATGTATGGGGAACCCCGGCCCTTCAGGTAAAGCGCTTCTCATCAACAATCAATACATGACTATTGGTGGAAAACCCGTCATACCTGTCATGGGAGAGATCCATTTTTCACGTTACCCGAGAAACGAATGGGAAGATGTATTGCTCAAAATGAAAGCCTGTGGCATTACTATTATTTCCACCTATGTATTCTGGATTTACCATGAAGAGATAGAAGGACAATATGACTGGCACGGGAATAAAGACCTGCGTTATTTCTTAGCATTATGTAAAAAGCTGCATCTAATGGCTGTTGTACGCATAGGTCCCTGGTGCCATGGCGAAGTGCGTAACGGAGGGCTTCCGGATTGGATTTTACAAAAAAGATACATTCATCTCCGCAGCAATGATCCGGAATACCAATACTATGTACAGCAATGGTATAATCAGGTTGCCGCTCAGTTGAAAGGATTGCTGTATAAAGACAACGGGCCGGTAATAGGGGTTCAATTGGAAAATGAATACCGGCATGGCAAACAGGGAGAAGCGCACATTGAATGGCTAAAACAAACTGCCATAAAAGCAGGCATCGATGTGCCTATGTATACCGTCACCGGATGGGGGAATGCATCGGTTCCTAAAAATCAGGTTATCCCTTTGTTTGGAGGATACCCCGGGGCTCCATGGAATACGAATCTGGATAAAATTGCCAATAACACCAACTACATTTTTACTACGGTAAGGAACGAAGAAGGTATCGGCAACGAGATGAAATTAGCGGATACCATCCATTATGAAACCTATCACCGCTATCCTTATTTTACCTGTGAATTAGGTGTCGGCAACGAGGTGACCTATCATCGCCGTCCCGTCTTCAGTGATATCGATGGGTTAGCCATAGCGACAGCCAAATTAGGTTCGGGCAGTAATTTGATTGGCTATTATATGTTTGCCGGGGGAACCAATGAGAAAGGGCAATTGACCTCCCTAGAAGAAAATCAAGATGAAACCGGCTACCCGAATCGATATCCGAAGATTTCATACGATTTCCAGGCAGCGGTGAAAGAATCGGGAGAGCTTTCACCTGCTTATTTTCAATTAAAAAAGTTTCATTATTTTCTCAATGAATTCGGAAGCCGCCTTGCCCTCATGACTCCGGTCATCAAACCTTCTCCCGATGTGTATACGAAATTACAATATGCTGTAAGAGCGGAAAAGGATACAGGCTATGTGTTCGGAATCAATTATTATCGTGGTTATCGCAAACCGATACAAAAACAGGTTCAGTTTACCCTGCAGCTTCAGGCGAAACAGCTTACCTTTCCGCATAAACCAGTAGATATCACAGATAGCTGCATCTTTATATGGCCTTACAATTTTAGGATGAACGACGTAATATTACAATATGCAACTGCTACCCCGCTTTGTGTCATCAAACAACCGGATGCAACCGACTGGTTTTTCACGCAAACCAAAAACATAATGCCTGAATTATCTTTTGACACTACGGCTATCCAATCGATCGAATCCAATAGCGGTCATATAGAAAAGGAAAGGGATCATTATCTGCTGACCGGCTTTACACCGGGGATCGCCCACCATATTACAATCAAGGACAGGAAGAATAACATCAAACACCTGTTTATATTATCTTACAAAGAGAGCCTGCATGTATGGTTGTTTCATAGGTATCATCAAAAAATAGGGTTCCTCTCAAATGCGAACCTATATTTGCAACACAATTCCTTACATGTGTACAGTTCGTCGCCTCATGTCCGGCTTATTGCCCTCAATAACCCATATCATTTGACCCTACCCGGGGATTTGTCCATGCAATCAAAGAAAGAAGGATTCTTTACCACCTATGATTTGCACTTCAAGAGGGATACATTAAATTACCAATTAGTGCCCAAAACAGTTTTATTACAGGCCCAATGGTTAAGTACAGCTATTCCGGTCATCAATGCAGGCAATACATTATACCATAAATTCTTTATAAAGGAATTCAGTGTTTCACACGCCTCGGAAATCAAGAGCGCCACATTGTATCTTTCCACCGGACTCCCCTGTTCATTGGCCATCGATCACAAATGGCTGAACCAGCCTGTATCTGCTGAAACATTGAACGAACTCGACTTAACCGGCTATCTGAAGAATGGGGATAATACATTAATGATTGATTTTCCATTTGTAAAGAATGACACAGCTTTTGCAGCACGAATAAAAATCGATTATTACAATACAGACCAGATCAATTTCTACAGTGACACTTCCTGGCTGACAACGGTGGCTTATGTTCCTCCAGCTCCCTGGGAATCGTTTAAAAACCTAAAACCGGCCATAGTAAAGCATGCTAATCTTTCATCTTATTCTCAAAAGAAGATTTTTCCCATTCACTATTGGGAATTGTTTGTGCCACATCATTTTTCAAACAGCATGGATAATGGCTATTTACATTTGAAATACACGGGGAATCGTGCTACCTGCAGGCTGGATGACAAACTAATCGATGACAGCTTTAACAACGGCTCATACTGGAATCTTTCCTTGAAACGATATGGGGAAGCATTGAAAAACGTTCCTTTGTTATTTCATATCTACGCATTCAAACCGAATGACAAGATTTATTTCGACAGCCCTATGCAAAACGATAATTGCAATCAAGTAAATATGAATAAGATAATCTTGAATCCCGAATACTACGCTAACATCTTAGTCAACTATAAATAA